A single region of the Kwoniella botswanensis chromosome 1, complete sequence genome encodes:
- a CDS encoding meiotic recombinase Dmc1 has product MSDEEEVLGGFESVDELQSHGINVQDISKLKAAGIVTILGVAQTTRRHLLKIKGLSEAKVEKLKETVAKMLPPPFLTGTEIADRRQNVIYITTGSKSVDAMLGGGIPTQSITEVFGEYRTGKTQLCHTLCVSTQLPEDQGGASGKVAYIDTEGTFRPDRVKAVADRYGVDAAMALDNVLCARAWSSEQQCDLLVELAVRFVEDRTYKLLIVDSIMNLFRQDYSGRGELSERQQKLNQFLARLQKLAEEFNVAVILTNQVQADPGAAAMFAAPTAKAVGGHILAHASAVRINLRKGRGDERIARLMDSPDMPEGEATYVLKSGGWEDSS; this is encoded by the exons ATGTCTGACGAAGAA GAAGTCCTTGGTGGtttcgag TCTGTTGATGAACTCCAATCTCAT GGTATCAACGTTCAAGATATCTCAAAGCTCAAAGCAGCTGGGATCGTCACTATTCTCGGAGTCGCTCAAACTACCAGAAGACATTTGCTCAAAATCAAG GGTCTTTCGGAG GCCAAAGTTGAAAAACTCAAA GAAACGGTCGCTAAgatgctg CCGCCACCCTTCCTCACCGGTACTGAAATTGCCGATCGACGACAAAATGTTATTTACATTACTACGGGTTCGAAATCGGTCGATGCGATGCTCGGAGGTGGTATCCCCACTCAGAGTATCACTGAGGTCTTCGGTGAATACAGAACTGGTAAA ACACAACTTTGCCACACTCTCTGCGTCTCGACTCAACTcccagaagatcaaggtggtgCAAGTGGCAAAGTAGCGTATATCGATACTGA AGGTACATTTCGACCAGACAGGGTTAAAGCTGTTGCCGATCGATATGGTGTGGATGCTGCTATGGCTCTCGATAACGTACTTTGTGCTAGAGCTTGGAGCTCTGAACAACAATGCGATTTGCTGGTCGAGCTTGCTGTCAG ATTTGTCGAAGACAGGACATACAAACTTCTTATCGTCGATAGTATCATGAACCTTTTCC GTCAAGACTATTCCGGTAGAGGTGAATTGTCAGAAAGACAACAA AAACTCAATCAATTTCTCGCTCGACTCCAAAAACTTGCTGAAGAATTCAATGTAGCTGTTATCCTTACTAACCAAGTTCAAGCTGACCCTGGT GCCGCTGCCAT GTTTGCTGCACCTACTGCGAAAGCTGTCGGAG GTCATATCCTTGCCCATGC ATCTGCGGTTCGAATCAACCTTCGAAAAGGTAGAGGTGATGAACGAATTGCCAGACTCATGGACTCTCCTGATATGCCTGAAGGTGAAGCAACATACGTGCTCAAGTCTGG TGGATGGGAGGATTCATCTTAA
- a CDS encoding aconitate hydratase, mitochondrial, with protein sequence MVLSSSSRVTTLPKRAIRLSRGLATPSTLPIKDCTSITPPYPRLLKTLDQVRDVLPKGSKLTLAEKILYSHLRNPEESLGGNGGNGKIRGERYLKLRPDRVAMQDASAQMALLQFMTCRLPSCAVPASIHCDHLIQAQTGAESDLTRSIEANKEVFDFLESAAQKYGIEFWKPGSGIIHQIVLENYAAPGLLMLGTDSHTPNAGGLGMLAIGVGGADAVDALTDTPWELKAPLITGVKLTGQLQGWATPKDLILHLAGKLTVRGGTGRIIEYFGPGVPAQSCTGLATIANMGAEVGATTSTFPYSDNMRQYLHATGRGPVAQAADEAAKKGFLSADEGAEYDEVIEINLSELEPHLNGPFTPDLATPLSSFSNFLNTNKYPTTLSSALIGSCTNSSYEDMSRVASIAEQAKAAGLKSKVPFLVTPGSELIRATVEKDGLQDTLESVGATVLANACGPCIGQWKRDEHKGEDNAILTSFNRNFKARNDGNLKTMNFLASPEIVTAMAFSGDLNFNPTTDSISTPNGPFKFQPPSGDRLPPTGYSAGDLSYAPSPSPTPKPETEIAISPESTRLEILEPFGTNFAGGKGELPQMTCLMRVKGKCTTDHISAAGAWLKYKGHLSNISENTLMTAVNDENNQINKAIDIDGSEDTIPKTMQKYKKRNEPWMLVVDDNYGEGSAREHAALQPRFYGGAMIVARSFARIHETNLKKQGILPLWFIDKSDYSKISSHDKVSTQGLADIMAGSSTSDIVVLRVEKPSGEVVEVKTRHTLSADQIEWLRFGSALNYIGAKAREAGSA encoded by the exons ATGGTTTTATCGTCCTCTTCAAGGGTTACTACCCTCCCAAAACGAGCCATCCGCTTATCAAGGGGATTGGCAACTCCCTCGACTTTGCCTATCAAAGATTGTACCTCGATAACACCACCTTATCCGAGATTGTTAAAGACATTGGATCAAGTGAGAGATGTGTTGCCGAAAGGAAGCAAATTGACGTTGGCGGAGAAGATATTGTATTCACATTTAAGGAATCCAGAGGAGAGTTTGGGAGGTAATGGGGGTAATGGGAAGATTAGGGGGGAGAGGTATTTGAAGTTGAGGCCGGATAGGGTGGCTATGCAG GACGCATCCGCCCAAATGGCTCTACTCCAGTTCATGACCTGTCGACTTCCCTCGTGTGCCGTCCCAGCTTCGATCCACTGTGACCACTTGATCCAAGCTCAGACAGGTGCCGAATCCGACTTGACTCGATCGATCGAAGCCAACAAGGAAGTATTCGATTTCTTGGAAAGTGCAGCGCAGAAATATGGTATAGAATTTTGGAAACCTGGTTCAGGTATCATCCACCAGATTGTGCTTGAAAATTACGCTGCTCCTGGTTTATTGATGTTGGGTACGGACTCGCATACACCCAATGCGGGTGGTTTGGGAATGTTGGCTATCGGTGTTGGAGGTGCGGATGCAGTCGATGCTTTGACGGATACTCCTTGGGAATTGAAGGCACCATTGATCACTGGTGTCAAGTTGACTGGACAATTGCAAGGTTGGGCTACACCTAAGGATCTGATCTTGCACTTGGCTGGGAAATTGACCGTCAGA GGAGGAACTGGTAGAATCATCGAGTACTTCGGACCGGGTGTACCTGCTCAGTCGTGTACAGGTCTTGCAACCATCGCCAATATGGGTGCTGAAGTAGGAGCTACCACGTCAACTTTCCCATACTCTGACAACATGCGACAATACTTGCATGCTACCGGCAGAGGACCTGTTGCTCAAGCTGCCgacgaagctgccaagaaaGGATTTTTGAGTGCTGACGAGGGAGCAGAATATGACGAGGTTATCGAGATC AACCTCTCTGAACTCGAACCACACTTGAACGGTCCATTCACCCCCGATCTCGCCACCCCtctatcatctttctctaACTTCCTCAACACCAACAAATACCCCACTACCCTATCCTCAGCATTGATCGGCTCATGTACCAACTCGTCATACGAAGACATGTCGAGAGTAGCTTCCATAGCCGAACAAGCCAAAGCTGCTGGATTGAAATCCAAAGTCCCCTTCTTAGTCACACCTGGATCCGAATTGATTAGAGCAACCGtcgagaaagatggattacAGGATACGCTCGAGAGTGTCGGTGCGACTGTTTTAGCGAATGCCTGTGGACCATGTATCGGACaatggaagagagatgaacACAAGGGTGAAGACAATGCGATTTTGACTTCGTTCAACAGGAACTTCAAAGCTAGAAACGATGGTAATCTGAAGACTATGAACTTCTTAGCTTCACCTGAGATCGTTACTGCT ATGGCCTTCTCTGGTGATCTGAATTTCAACCCTACAACCGATTCCATCTCCACTCCCAACGGTCCATTCAAATTCCAACCCCCCTCAGGAGACAGATTACCCCCTACAGGCTATTCAGCAGGTGATCTATCCTACGCACCTAGTCCTTCACCTACTCCCAAGCCCGAGACTGAAATCGCCATTTCACCCGAATCTACCCGTTTGGAAATACTCGAACCGTTCGGTACGAATTTCGCGGGTGGTAAAGGAGAGTTACCTCAGATGACATGCTTGATGAGAGTTAAAGGGAAATGTACGACCGATCACATTTCAGCTGCTGGAGCATGGTTGAAATATAAAGGTCATTTAAGTAATATATCGGAAAATACATTGATGACGGCCGTCAACGATGAGAACAACCAGATCAACAAAGCGATAGATATCGATGGTTCCGAAGATACGATTCCTAAGACTATGCAGAAGTATAAGAAAAGGAATGAACCTTGGATGTTGGTAGTGGATGATAACT ACGGTGAAGGTTCAGCTAGAGAACACGCAGCTTTACAACCCCGTTTCTACGGAGGTGCAATGATCGTAGCTAGATCTTTCGCTCGTATCCACGAGACCAACTTGAAG AAACAAGGTATATTACCATTGTGGTTTATTGATAAATCCGATTACTCCAAGATCTCCTCTCACGATAAAGTTTCTACGCAAGGTTTAGCCGATATAATGGCTGGTTCTTCCACATCGGATATCGTTGTATTGAGAGTTGAGAAACCCTCTGGAGAGGTAGTCGAGGTCAAGACTAGACATACATTAAGTGCGGATCAGATTGAATGGTTGAGGTTTGGTAGTGCTTTGAATTACATTGGAGCGAAGGCTAGAGAGGCCGGTAGTGCTTAG